The Solanum lycopersicum chromosome 2, SLM_r2.1 DNA window AGTAGgggtgaaaatttttaaattaataattgaggGGTTGAATTGTTCATCtttaagtttttaaattataCACTTAAGTCCATCTTATTGAAAAAACCCTAAATAATAAGAATTCGTGAAAAAAAGATACCAACAGCTCCCTTTTTCTCTCTTGTTTATTCTTTCATTTGTGGGGACCATTGTTGGTTCTCTTATTCTTCATTATTACTCTCCATATCATTCTTGTACTTCTTATTCATCACCATCTTCTTCTggttgttcatttttttttcttcggTTGATATTTACATTGTACTAGATCAATTTTCACTCATATATCATTGGGTATTACATCATATATCATTTTGGTAAgtaaattaatgatttttactctaatttttattttggtagttttaatgtatctttaaaatttaCAATCGCGTATCCAACAGGTAAAACATATGTTGCAAAAAACAGATTACTTGTTGGATACATATTATCGTATCATGTCAAGCTGGAACAAACAAGAAGTTTGTCCCAATAAATAAGTCATTTATTGCAACTAATGAGTCATCTGTTGCACCAAGTGACTCATCTGTTGCAACAAAGGTATTACCAGTTGGATATATATAACAATGTCAGGAAAGCTGGGAAAAGAACTAGAAGTTTGTCATAACAGATGAGTCATTTATTGCAACATATGAGTCATCTACTGCATTTGACGACTTATTTGTTGCAAAATACAGCTTACTCGTTAAATATAGGTTACAGTACCAGGACAAACTAGGACAAAAGAAGAAATTTGTCCAAATAGGTAAGTCATATATTGCAATAGATCAATTACTTGTTGCAACAGATGATTCAACTGTCACAATATTTAACTTACATGTTGGATAAGCTTCTGGTTTTGTACATGTATCCAACAAGTGAATCATCAATTGCAACAAGTTAACTATATGCTGCACCAAATGACCTACTTGTTGCAATAGATGATTGACTTGTTGAGACATTGATTGtgcatataatttttaactGTATATAGACACTCAACTTTACAATACAATcattactaaatatttttaataaatttcctTAGGCACCATTATTAAAAGAATCAATAACAATAGTTGTTGATTGTTATGGTGAATTGATTGAGAAgaacaatcaattttttttggcgTTGGAAAGATGGTGACATGTTAGAGTCAGTATTGATAATTGTCCAAAGGGATATTTCGTATAATGATTTTGTGAACTCAATCATTAGCTATTGTGGACTAAATTCTCAACCAAATCATCTTGTCACTAGTTACATGCAcaagtcttttgaaaatcaGAGGGTCCTACATTTTAAGATAAGTAATCAACTTCATTTGGTGCTTATCTGAGTGATGCAACTAGGTCTGTTTTAAGGGTGTGCGTTGTTTAAAAATCGATAGAGAATGAAAATATAGAACAATACCAAACAAATATATTCAATGATGAGTTGAATGAGATAAACATGAATATTCCAAATGATGACATTGGATATGATTTGGAGGAGGACGAAACATCTTCACTCATTGTTGATATAGGGGGCAGTTCTCAGTTAAAATAGTTGAACAATCTTCAAGATGATGAGATAGGTTTTTACCTAGGAATGACATTCATGAACAAAGAAGAATCACTCACTTCATTGCATAtagttttctttaaaaagatttCATACTTGCAAATACGATTAATTCGAGTAGTGTGTATTGTTTTAAATGTGCACATCCAGAGTGAAAATGGTGTTTGACCCAAGAAAACCGAGAATAAGGGGACCGAAGAGGAGACGTGGAGTCGGGGAATCATTTTCAACAAGAATAAATAAGTGTTCAATATGTAAAAGTATTGGACACAAGAGAAAAACATGCCTGAGTCGAAATGCtccataattattataatagtgAAATGGCTATTTTGTACTTAGTTGTGAATGAGataattttaactcattttgGTTAATTTTTCTCATCCATTGCAACAAAATTTGcatattttacattatataCATTACCTATGCATTATTTGTAACAAAAGATAatccatcaattgaaaataatcAGATAAATATGATCATTTCTTGCAACGATTATAGGAATCTATTACAATAAATGTCtaatatgtattatttgttgcaatagatgacccTCCCATTGAAAATAATCAAGTGTATATACTAATCTGTTGCAACATATGAACATCAATTGCAACCAATGAGCACTTATGTTTGATCATTTTCAATCAAATCTATGTATATTTGGTATGAAATGCTTCATTTATccattttttaatgataaataaagttatttaattatagTTACCTTTTAATCAATAAGTTTAGTTACATTTTTAATGTATTGTAGAGTAATTACATGATTAACTAATTATGTTCATCTTAAATAGAGTgatcaattgattattttaatatgaaatactTCATTAGTCCATAATTAGtgataaataaagttatttaattataattacctTTTCATTAATAAGTTCAAGTACATTTTCAATATATTGTGGagtaattgattattttgatataaaatgtttcattcatccataattagtgataaataaagttatttaattataattactttttaatCAATAAGTTCAGttaaattttcaatatattgtAGAGTAAATAGATGATCAACTAACTGTGTTCGTCTTAAATAAAGTgatcaattgattatttttatatgaaatacttCATTACCCCATAATTAGTAATGAATAAAGTTATTTAACTTAccttttaattaataagttcaattatgtaacacttcgaaaatccaagacgtgttctagacCCTAACATAAGTGTTTTAAGGTCTAGAATTTGTTTTAAGGTCCATTATAAtgattataagtcatttaggaagtctagaaaccaaaacgtccatgacgtccggtaattagttcaaggaggtactagcatgccttagcctaattgactagcttttagtagtcgaaaattaatgaaaattagtGGGCGGGTATCTAACACATATTATAGTTTATTCATAGTTGAAACGTTTGGGTACGACTCGCCAAGGAtcaaccaaggtcccttgaggaggacccttgcacaTTGGAGTCAAACACTGCAtgggcagtgtgcacccacgaAGAGCAATCAACAAAACGTGTGTGGATTGACGAGGAGTCGATGCCATCCGTCGaccaaaatttagaaaaatacttGAAGGGGTATCTTTTTTACACTCTCTGAACTCATCGATAGATGTGCAACACGGAAGGGGGGGTTGGTCCGTCGATTAACACATGAGGCATTGACAGGGTCTCGTGGGTGACTGACATGTTTTTGCTGTTCGTTTTTAGTtgggttaatttaattaagtaggggattaattaattattaaggggttttttaaagaataattaagttaattgacACCCCATATACACACCCCAACCCCATTAGACTAATTACAACTCacaaacccaaactctcttccttatcccttctttctctctctagtgaagactccattgaagaccaagctagggGAGGTTTTTAGGTCTGAAAATACCAAGTTTTATCcattaatattcataaattaacaaggtatgagacctaattcacctttgagacctcttttcTGAGAGGGTTCCATCGAATTGATTTTCAAAGTtaggttttcaagtgggttttcatccaatacgaaattgatgttatgatatgatttatttataatttatctttGATATTATGGGTATATCAACCTGAATTTGAAcctaattatgatatatattgatagtTTGGTCtggtttgtagaagatgacctattcccCTTAACTCTAGGTTTTGATCTTaatatgaattaggttgtattGGTTCAAATGAGTtggttattgattgaattactactagataTGTTGTTACACCAATCATGAATGAATTAGGGTGACTTttagtctttcatgctagttcttgagaagatgatctaggttatgaagtatgttgtaaattgacctaagtatctagTCTTAggtatgatctagtattgaattgtgatgtagtgattattctagactttttatcattttttttatttatttacgaTGATGTAAGCCAGAATTTGTTTGAATTCAGGGTTTGTgataagaccttgatgatgtaTTATgcaggagacttggtaagtcttatgatccctaTCCTTAGTTTACTTCGAATTGTGGTAAATtttgattaagtcatgatattgtaTTGGAGTATGGTTTGTTAGGATTTATAGGatggtatgatattgaattgaaatgtcttgactatgatttgtgaggtgttagcttaagatgtaaatgttataaggatggggattcatttaccaatgtgccttatcatgatatgagaatgttaatgtgctaacatCACctatatgaaatgtaatgaaaggatattactcatgaaattcttattgagctatgatgatgatgattttatacAAGGGtaagaccctatgacctacagtaagttatgatgattaatatagacatcaaagacatttcaaaaatggactctagcttagcaccgagtgaactagagtgagaagtgtcccttcccacatagggaaggtaggataactatgtactcttgagattggagactacaatgaatGTAGAATAAAGAGGTTCccaattatatctcctagttcttgaactatgttgccctggtaggaataatagctagtggatccacgtagttgctatgtatATGTtttggtacaacaaaagtagtccaccttctttcggtgtagggtttcatgacacaggattccacattagctcatgtggtctatgttgtttCGGGCAAGAGGTtcccaaaagttaaaatgaactaaaggataaaactctaactaagatgacgTAAGGgttttagcttagtctaggtaggggtatgggactctacctaaacattgcactagttagccttagAGGGAGTCATAGgtggatgttcttatgtataaAAATGCTTATAAGGCTATCTGACATTTATATGAAGAACTtacacattgttgatactatatgttgattggtttcacttatgaatatgtgttggtctatagggttaaagtaagatgatatgtactcttaaatgtgATGATTTGTGAATTACGATGTTACTCATGATTATTGTcaggttacttgattgagtaaggttataaGGCCTTGCTTggttattgcacttgttgactcgATAAGAGTTCATGGCTAATTGTCCTGATTaagttatgttgaaatgtactcCTATTCATGCTTTTTgctattatgacttgatgatagagttacttagTTATATGTTCAATTATAGTATGTATATGTTGACTTAactagttttgatgtttttggtcttgtgatgtacatgcttatgacttaatgaacatgtTCTAGTGGTTGGTATGGTCTTATTGAATATGTATAATGgcttttaaatgaaaaaatgcatactttatgaaatgtctCTTTTGTTAGCATGTTTTCAAAGAATGTGTGCATATGATCtcatacttaatacaagtggtgtactaaacCCATAacttccttttccccaaaattTTAGGTTCCGTTCATTGAAGTGCTTTTGAAGATGATTTGAAGAAGGCTCGGAACTCTTATGCATACAAGTAGCGTAGGTCCTTACTTTCAAAGGGTGATGTCACTATCTAGCTAATGgagttgttttgattttaagactattatgttctttccttttcatgtAGTATGAAACAATGTATAGCGCATGTGAGGCATTCTTGcttgatgtatgggttatgccTAAGTTAttacactcttattagatggttttgagatgagacgactattatgactatgttatattctatatacttatgtgcaataaaggtagaagactaagtaatcttcctatacaaagggtctatgtatactcgatatatatatatatatatatatactatgtgtatgtagaggtctatgtaaacctccgagtagatgtaatgaaaagttttgaattttctgATAAATTTAACCTATAAATGTAATAATGTAAGTAAAGAGGCTAACTTTACTCGTCAAAGAGAGCGACAATGTCGGTTACGTCTAGCGGCTATTCCcgaatgtgacaaacttggtatcacagCATGAggttaaaaatatttgagaCAATGTAtctctcaaccacgtctatgtaagttcgtattcataattgtgaagggCGCCACACTTATGGATAGGAACCTACATGATGcctaggaaactctcactttcttggaagtccaaTATCTTGCCTTTAGAGTGTTAACTCTATGTGTTTTTGTATCTAATCCtgttattgtgattataggaaaTGAATACTCAAAGGAATGCGTatgaagacttgaagaagagattgccaatgcAGGAGTTCCTCCCCGTGGTGATTAAGTCCCCTCCTGTTTAGGAAGATGTGAATGATGACCAAGCCCCGGTGAATTCTCCTCCTTTGACGGATGAGAACATAAGGGTTGATCTCATCCAAATGGCCCAAGATATTATTACCCAAGCACAAGGTGCCACTACTCAATCCTAAGCTGTGACGGCCCAAGCTAATCGGGAGGTTGTACCCCCATCTCATCAATAAGTTGCTACCATGTCCTCCCAtctaagggatttcactaggatggACCCTCCTACATTctatgggtctaaggttgaAGAAGACCACCAAGAGTTCATCGATGAAGTCTATAATATCTTCTATGCTACGGGATTTTCGACTAGTGGGAAGGACGAGTTAGCCACCTATCAActtaaggatgtggctcaagcaTGGTACAtccaatggagggacaataggccTTTAAGAGGTGGACTCATGGCTTGGGAAGTGTTCAAGAAGGATTTTCTTgatcggttctttcctagggagaagagggaaggtaaagtggtggagttcatcaacctttgccaaggaggtatgagtgttcatgaatactctttgaaactctctaaattgtcaaaatatgctccttctttggtttctaaTCCTAGAGATAAAATGAGCCATTTTGTGACAAGGGTGTCGATGATTTATaagaggagtgtcattcggctatgctacatgacaacatgaacattacTCATCTCATGGTTCATTCGCAACATGCAGAAGATGAAAGGGCTAAGAGGAAGAGTATGGAGGCCAAGAAGGTAAGATCATTTGATTGAGGTTCTTCAAAGGGaaggcttgagatacaagacaagcctaggtttaagaagcgggtttctaatcaagttccttctaaGTTCCCTAAGAATATGGATGATAGGGAGTCTAACCCTAAGCCCAAGAAGGGAAAGAGCACTGGTTCACCAATCGAAAAGctaacttgtggaaagtgtggcaagaaacaGTACGGGGATTGTCTTAAACGGACggataattgttttggttgtggtaaaagtgggAACAAGGTTAGAGATTGCCCTAATGTGAGGGTTCAAGACAATGGTAATGATCAAgatcaagcaagtggttcaaatgaggctccaaacaagaaccgcttctatgctctccgctctaggggtgagcaagagacttctcccggcTTGGTGACCTTTATGTTGAAAGTCTtatctattgatgtatatgccttacttgatctcggtgctactttatcatttgttactcctctattatctaaaaagtttgacattttgcctgatattttgcatgaaccttttatagtgtcaacc harbors:
- the LOC138341984 gene encoding uncharacterized protein; this translates as MDDRESNPKPKKGKSTGSPIEKLTCGKCGKKQYGDCLKRTDNCFGCGKSGNKVRDCPNVRVQDNGNDQDQASGSNEAPNKNRFYALRSRGEQETSPGLVTFMLKVLSIDVYALLDLGATLSFVTPLLSKKFDILPDILHEPFIVSTPVDTNPVSNPLYRMDPTELKELKGQPKDLLDKGFI